A section of the Marinoscillum sp. 108 genome encodes:
- a CDS encoding thymidine kinase, protein MFVEPNIGGRSISKAGWVEVICGSMFSGKTEELIRRLNRVLIAQQNVEIFKPTIDKRYSKKKVVSHNENAIHSTPVNFAHDILLRAGHCDVVGIDEAQFFDDEIISVSNELANQGKRVIIAGLDMDFMGKPFSPMDQLMATAEYITKVHAICMECGNIASYSYRRTKSKQTVVLGEKDVYEALCRKCFYEKMDHKPR, encoded by the coding sequence ATGTTTGTAGAACCCAATATTGGAGGCAGGTCCATCAGCAAGGCTGGCTGGGTAGAAGTGATTTGCGGATCCATGTTTTCAGGAAAAACCGAAGAACTCATCCGTAGGCTCAACCGGGTACTGATCGCCCAGCAAAATGTAGAGATTTTCAAGCCTACCATCGACAAGCGGTACTCCAAAAAAAAGGTGGTGTCCCATAATGAAAATGCCATTCACTCCACACCGGTCAATTTCGCTCATGACATCCTCCTGCGTGCGGGACACTGTGATGTAGTAGGTATTGATGAAGCACAGTTCTTCGACGATGAAATTATTTCGGTTTCCAATGAACTGGCCAATCAGGGAAAAAGAGTGATCATTGCCGGACTTGACATGGATTTTATGGGGAAGCCATTTTCCCCAATGGACCAACTGATGGCCACCGCAGAATACATCACCAAAGTACACGCCATCTGTATGGAATGCGGAAATATCGCTTCTTACTCCTACCGACGGACTAAATCCAAGCAAACCGTCGTTCTAGGTGAAAAAGATGTTTATGAGGCCTTATGCAGAAAGTGTTTTTATGAAAAAATGGATCACAAGCCTCGTTAG
- a CDS encoding 2Fe-2S iron-sulfur cluster-binding protein, whose amino-acid sequence MPEVTIKNLNSKTIHCNSKTEKLLDILLTETDWMHACGKKGKCTTCTTEILAGQDALSGYTEAERRFINLGRLKEGDRLACQAEVHGNVTVKAPGAYKLPHIDYSE is encoded by the coding sequence ATGCCTGAAGTCACAATAAAAAACCTCAATAGTAAAACTATTCATTGCAACTCTAAAACGGAAAAACTTCTGGATATTTTACTGACGGAAACAGACTGGATGCATGCCTGTGGCAAAAAAGGTAAGTGCACCACCTGCACCACAGAGATTCTAGCAGGACAAGATGCCCTGAGTGGGTATACGGAGGCTGAAAGGAGATTTATTAACTTAGGGAGATTAAAAGAAGGTGACCGTCTGGCATGTCAGGCAGAAGTGCATGGAAATGTGACTGTAAAGGCACCTGGTGCATATAAACTTCCACACATTGATTATTCTGAATAG
- the rodA gene encoding rod shape-determining protein RodA has translation MRNDQLINKLDWQVILIYLILVFGGWLNIYAADYDPDVNNGILNFSMSSGKQLIWIGSSFLLIALIMLLDFRFYDSFAYIIYGILIFLLIVVLILGKEVAGSKSWFELGAFKFQPAEFTKFAAALGLAKYLSKSTRKSSDLKVQSIGFLFIGLPMILIILQGDLGSAMVFGSLILVMFREGMHPLILILGLGVIILFLLTLLVSQTVLLIGIVVVTLLALGLVAKSPPKIAIVLIAGLLTAGFIRSVDFILTDVLKPHQQKRVMSLINPNADPLGVGWNVTQSKIAIGSGGLTGKGYLEGTQTKFDFVPEQTTDFIFCTIGEEQGWIGSFLLVALFSTLFVRLIYLAERQKSSFARIYGYGVASILFFHFAVNIAMTIGLFPVIGIPLPFFSYGGSSLWGFSILLFSFLKLDAHRMQVLQRW, from the coding sequence ATGAGAAACGATCAACTCATCAATAAGCTCGATTGGCAGGTAATACTGATTTACCTGATCCTGGTATTCGGCGGGTGGCTCAACATTTATGCGGCGGACTACGACCCGGACGTGAACAATGGCATACTCAACTTCAGCATGAGTTCGGGAAAGCAGTTGATCTGGATAGGCTCCTCTTTTCTGCTCATCGCATTGATCATGCTGCTGGATTTTCGCTTTTATGACTCCTTCGCTTACATTATTTATGGAATTCTGATCTTTCTGCTGATAGTCGTCTTGATCCTTGGTAAGGAAGTGGCCGGGTCCAAATCCTGGTTTGAGCTAGGCGCTTTCAAATTCCAGCCGGCTGAATTCACCAAGTTTGCTGCGGCGCTTGGTCTGGCCAAGTACCTGAGCAAGTCCACACGTAAATCTTCAGACCTGAAGGTTCAAAGTATTGGATTTCTTTTCATTGGGTTACCCATGATCCTCATCATATTACAAGGTGACCTGGGAAGTGCCATGGTGTTCGGTAGTCTTATTTTGGTCATGTTCAGAGAAGGAATGCACCCCCTCATACTTATCCTCGGCTTGGGTGTTATCATTCTTTTTCTTCTCACCCTGCTGGTCAGTCAAACGGTATTGCTCATCGGGATAGTGGTGGTCACATTGCTGGCGCTGGGCCTGGTGGCCAAGTCTCCACCTAAAATTGCCATTGTGCTTATTGCAGGACTTCTCACAGCGGGATTTATCCGAAGTGTGGACTTCATACTGACTGATGTACTCAAACCACATCAGCAAAAGCGTGTGATGTCTCTGATCAATCCCAATGCTGATCCCCTGGGAGTAGGTTGGAATGTGACCCAATCTAAAATTGCCATCGGATCTGGAGGCCTCACCGGAAAAGGTTATTTGGAGGGTACACAGACAAAGTTTGACTTTGTGCCAGAGCAAACCACAGATTTCATTTTCTGCACCATCGGTGAAGAGCAGGGCTGGATCGGTAGTTTTTTGTTGGTGGCATTGTTCAGCACACTGTTCGTGCGCCTCATCTATCTGGCCGAACGACAAAAATCCTCCTTTGCTCGTATCTATGGTTACGGGGTGGCCTCTATCCTTTTCTTCCACTTTGCAGTGAATATAGCCATGACGATTGGGCTGTTTCCGGTCATCGGTATTCCGCTACCCTTTTTCAGCTATGGAGGTTCATCCCTTTGGGGATTTTCAATCCTGCTCTTTTCTTTTCTGAAATTGGATGCCCACAGGATGCAGGTACTTCAGCGGTGGTGA
- a CDS encoding penicillin-binding transpeptidase domain-containing protein produces the protein MNTRAIIIQGFILLVALIFSIRLFSIQVIDDEYKLAAENNIVQKIVDYPFRGLMYDRFGELMVYNTPVYDLMIVPKEVNLSDSSDLIKLLEIDHQTFVSRYQKARKYSSILASKFMEQIPNDFFAKIQDRLVAYDGFYVLPRTVRGYQHNMLSNTLGYVGEINRSQIIRDTSNYYKSGDYIGISGVEKQYEEKLRGKRGLRYKIVNVQGVEKGKFRDGAFDTVSIPGKSIHLTINTELQEYAEKLLKGKVAGLVAIDPRTGEILAMVSTPSYDPALLSGRDLGKNFQKIREDSLTPLFNRPLQAMYPPGSMFKTLQALIAMEEGVLRPREQIYCEGNLIGDLAPIGSYDVVKAITYSSNNYFYKVFKRVIEQGEHESRFIDSRIGLEKWNGYVNQFGLGRRLGVDIPNEQAGLVPNIQYYDRYIGTNRWAFSNIYSLSIGQGELLVTPLQMANLGAILANKGYYYTPHIVKSVEGEPALKIEKNSIDIKPEYFGVVIDGMEKVIEEGSGRRAYIPDLPICGKTSTVENPHGMDHSGFMGFAPKDDPQIAIAVYVENAGWGGRAAGSTASLVIEKYIKGEISRPWVEEFVLKGDFLDEKQKKTLKEMNMAKLNQ, from the coding sequence ATGAACACCAGAGCAATCATCATACAAGGTTTTATTTTGTTGGTGGCACTCATCTTTTCTATCCGTTTGTTCTCCATACAGGTGATAGACGATGAGTATAAGCTAGCTGCTGAGAACAACATTGTTCAGAAAATAGTGGATTACCCTTTCCGCGGGTTGATGTACGATCGGTTTGGCGAACTGATGGTTTACAACACGCCTGTGTATGACCTCATGATTGTGCCCAAGGAAGTGAACCTGAGCGATTCCTCCGATTTAATAAAGCTTTTAGAAATTGACCATCAGACCTTCGTGTCCAGGTATCAGAAGGCCCGAAAGTATTCCTCTATTCTGGCATCCAAGTTTATGGAGCAGATACCCAATGATTTTTTCGCCAAAATACAAGATCGGTTGGTCGCCTATGATGGCTTCTATGTGCTACCCCGTACAGTAAGAGGCTATCAGCACAACATGCTCTCCAATACACTGGGATATGTGGGCGAGATCAACAGGAGTCAGATTATCCGGGACACCAGCAACTACTACAAGTCTGGTGACTACATTGGGATTTCCGGGGTAGAAAAGCAATATGAAGAAAAGCTCAGGGGCAAAAGAGGACTGAGGTATAAGATTGTCAACGTTCAGGGCGTGGAGAAAGGAAAGTTTAGGGACGGAGCCTTCGATACGGTGTCTATTCCTGGCAAGAGCATTCACCTCACCATCAATACGGAACTTCAGGAGTATGCCGAAAAGTTACTGAAAGGTAAAGTGGCGGGTTTAGTAGCCATTGATCCGAGAACCGGTGAAATACTAGCGATGGTTTCCACACCTTCCTATGATCCTGCGCTACTCAGTGGGCGAGATCTGGGTAAAAATTTCCAGAAGATCAGAGAGGACTCTCTTACTCCGCTTTTCAACCGGCCTTTGCAGGCCATGTATCCTCCGGGATCTATGTTTAAGACCCTCCAGGCGCTCATCGCCATGGAGGAAGGTGTATTGAGGCCCAGAGAACAGATCTACTGTGAAGGCAACCTCATCGGTGATCTCGCTCCCATCGGGAGTTATGATGTGGTAAAAGCCATCACCTATTCGTCGAATAATTACTTCTACAAGGTATTCAAAAGGGTGATCGAACAAGGTGAGCACGAAAGCAGGTTTATTGATTCGCGAATAGGATTGGAAAAATGGAACGGGTATGTCAATCAATTTGGGCTGGGCCGCAGACTGGGCGTGGACATTCCCAATGAACAAGCCGGGTTGGTCCCCAATATTCAATATTACGACCGATACATTGGCACCAACCGGTGGGCATTCAGCAATATCTACTCCCTCAGCATCGGACAGGGTGAGCTGCTCGTTACCCCACTACAGATGGCTAACCTTGGAGCCATATTAGCCAATAAAGGATACTATTATACACCGCACATTGTAAAATCAGTGGAAGGCGAACCCGCCCTGAAAATTGAAAAAAACAGCATTGACATTAAGCCTGAGTATTTTGGAGTGGTGATAGACGGTATGGAGAAAGTGATAGAGGAAGGTTCCGGTAGACGCGCGTATATCCCTGATTTGCCCATATGTGGCAAAACCAGTACGGTAGAAAACCCCCATGGAATGGACCACTCCGGCTTTATGGGTTTTGCTCCAAAGGACGATCCGCAGATAGCCATAGCAGTCTATGTGGAAAATGCCGGCTGGGGTGGACGTGCTGCAGGTAGCACAGCCAGTCTAGTGATAGAAAAATACATCAAAGGAGAAATCTCCAGACCGTGGGTAGAGGAGTTTGTTCTGAAGGGAGACTTCCTGGATGAAAAGCAGAAAAAGACATTGAAAGAAATGAACATGGCCAAGCTTAACCAATGA
- the mreC gene encoding rod shape-determining protein MreC, producing the protein MQNLLYFLYRFRTFGLFLLLEGICAWLIIGYNNQPNAAFLNSSNRLVAGINTLTSNTGDYFQLKTINDQLIRENLLLREQLANVSLGLVEIDSSVRKYNLFKAKVINNTFQRSMNYLTLDVGSKDQVLPGMGVIGGEGVVGQVKSVSGNFATVTSLLHRNLMISSSVKRTRTLCTVQWDGNSPLEASLKYIPRHIPINIGDTIVTSGFNAVFPENIPIGTISEYQLEDNDVFYEAKISLAVDFSSLEYVYLVQNVMKAEQDSLETETQMVQ; encoded by the coding sequence ATGCAAAATTTACTCTACTTCCTCTATCGGTTTAGAACCTTTGGGTTATTTCTGCTATTGGAAGGGATATGTGCCTGGCTGATTATCGGTTACAACAATCAGCCAAATGCTGCATTCCTTAACTCATCAAACAGGCTGGTAGCCGGCATCAACACCCTCACCAGCAACACCGGAGATTACTTCCAGCTAAAAACGATCAACGATCAACTGATCCGTGAAAACTTGCTTCTGCGTGAGCAACTGGCCAATGTGAGTCTGGGACTTGTGGAAATAGATTCTTCGGTCAGAAAATATAATCTGTTCAAGGCCAAGGTGATCAACAACACATTCCAGCGATCTATGAATTACCTCACTCTGGATGTAGGATCAAAAGATCAGGTGCTACCGGGTATGGGTGTAATAGGTGGGGAAGGAGTTGTTGGTCAGGTGAAGTCTGTATCCGGCAATTTTGCTACGGTCACCTCACTGCTTCATAGAAATCTGATGATTTCCAGCTCTGTAAAACGCACCCGCACCCTCTGTACTGTTCAGTGGGATGGAAACAGCCCCTTGGAAGCTTCATTGAAATACATCCCAAGGCACATCCCCATCAATATTGGGGACACCATTGTCACGTCGGGGTTCAATGCGGTATTCCCTGAAAACATACCAATCGGCACCATCAGCGAGTATCAGTTGGAAGACAACGACGTTTTTTATGAAGCCAAGATCAGTCTGGCTGTGGATTTCAGCTCGCTGGAATATGTGTACCTGGTACAAAATGTAATGAAAGCTGAGCAGGATAGTCTGGAAACCGAAACCCAAATGGTGCAATGA
- a CDS encoding rod shape-determining protein has translation MGFFDFFNSDIAIDLGTANTLIISKDKIVVDEPSIIAIDKNSNKVLAIGREAMQMHEKTHENIKTIRPLKDGVIADFHAAEHMIRGMIKMIDNGNKKWLPSSHRMVICIPSGITEVEKRAVRDSAEHAGAKEVYMIHEPIAAAIGIGINIEQPIGSMIVDIGGGTTEIAVIALSGIVCDQSIRVAGDSFNKDILDYMRRQHNLLIGERTAERVKIEVGSALTELDDGPEDYEIRGRDLMTGIPKVIKISYSEIAFAIDKSVSKIEEAVLKALEISPPELSADIYDNGIYLTGGGALLRGLDKRLSMKTKLPIHIAEDPLRAVVRGTGLALKNLNQFKPVLMT, from the coding sequence ATGGGTTTTTTTGATTTCTTCAACAGTGACATAGCGATAGACTTAGGCACAGCCAATACCTTAATCATTAGCAAGGACAAAATTGTGGTGGATGAGCCTTCTATCATTGCCATCGACAAAAACAGCAATAAAGTTTTGGCGATAGGTCGTGAGGCGATGCAGATGCATGAAAAAACCCACGAAAATATCAAGACCATCCGTCCTCTTAAAGACGGTGTGATTGCCGACTTCCATGCTGCAGAGCACATGATCAGAGGGATGATTAAAATGATCGACAATGGCAACAAAAAATGGTTGCCCTCTTCTCACAGAATGGTCATCTGCATACCGTCGGGAATCACCGAAGTGGAAAAACGAGCGGTACGTGACTCTGCAGAGCATGCAGGAGCCAAGGAGGTCTACATGATCCATGAACCGATAGCCGCTGCCATCGGTATCGGCATCAACATTGAGCAGCCTATAGGCTCCATGATCGTAGATATCGGGGGAGGTACCACAGAGATCGCTGTTATTGCTTTGAGCGGTATAGTGTGTGACCAGTCCATTCGTGTGGCCGGTGACTCATTCAACAAAGACATTCTTGACTACATGAGACGTCAGCACAACCTGCTGATTGGTGAGCGAACCGCCGAGCGGGTGAAAATTGAGGTAGGATCAGCCCTTACCGAACTGGATGACGGACCGGAAGATTATGAGATCAGAGGTCGTGATTTGATGACGGGTATTCCAAAAGTGATCAAGATCTCTTACTCCGAAATCGCTTTTGCCATTGACAAGTCAGTATCCAAAATAGAAGAAGCTGTACTTAAAGCATTGGAGATATCTCCGCCGGAGCTTTCTGCAGATATCTACGACAATGGTATCTACCTAACAGGGGGTGGTGCATTGCTCAGGGGCCTTGACAAGAGGCTCTCTATGAAAACCAAACTACCAATACATATCGCTGAGGATCCATTGAGAGCAGTGGTAAGAGGCACCGGACTGGCACTGAAAAACCTGAACCAGTTCAAGCCTGTTTTAATGACGTAA
- the purH gene encoding bifunctional phosphoribosylaminoimidazolecarboxamide formyltransferase/IMP cyclohydrolase, translated as MSEVKIKSALISVFYKDGLAPIVEKLNELGVKLYSTGGTQKFIEDMNVAVTPVEDITEYPSIFGGRVKTLHPKIFGGILHRRDYEGDQKEKEQFEIPAIDLVIVDLYPFEETVASGASEEDIIEKIDIGGIALIRGAAKNFQDVLIVSSRNYYGDLLDLLNNKNGNTELADRKLFATRAFDTSSHYDSAIFTYMNRDNSVPSFKVSGANGKVLRYGENPHQQGVFYEESESYFDQIHGKEISYNNLVDIEAAIQLIGEFKDETAFAILKHNNACGVATGNDVKTAYQKAFAADTISAFGGVLICNQEITKEAAEEMHSLFFEILIAPAFSDEALTVLQQKKNRILLVQKKSWNREKIHKSMLNGTLVQDYDNITDNEEHLKVVTKVAPSTEDVKSLLFASKVCKQSKSNTIILAKDGQLYASGVGQTSRVDALEQAIAKAQKFGFDLQGAVMASDAFFPFPDCVEIADKAGIKAVIQPGGSVKDQLSIDYCDQNGMSMVFTGTRHFKH; from the coding sequence ATGAGCGAAGTAAAGATCAAATCAGCACTAATTTCAGTTTTTTATAAGGATGGATTGGCTCCAATCGTTGAAAAACTCAACGAATTGGGGGTAAAACTCTACTCCACAGGAGGGACTCAAAAATTCATTGAGGACATGAATGTGGCCGTCACACCGGTGGAAGATATCACCGAGTACCCTTCTATTTTTGGCGGCAGGGTGAAAACCTTACATCCGAAAATCTTCGGAGGGATTCTGCACCGCAGAGACTACGAGGGAGATCAAAAAGAAAAAGAGCAATTTGAAATACCTGCCATCGATCTGGTAATCGTGGACCTCTATCCTTTTGAGGAAACCGTAGCCAGCGGTGCCAGTGAAGAGGATATCATCGAAAAAATAGATATTGGTGGCATTGCACTCATTAGAGGAGCGGCTAAAAACTTTCAGGATGTGCTGATTGTAAGCTCTCGTAACTACTACGGAGATCTGCTGGACCTCCTGAATAACAAAAACGGAAATACGGAACTGGCAGACAGAAAGCTGTTTGCTACCCGGGCCTTTGACACTTCCTCCCATTACGACTCAGCCATTTTTACCTACATGAACAGAGATAATTCTGTTCCTTCATTCAAGGTAAGTGGAGCCAATGGAAAAGTGCTGAGATATGGTGAAAATCCCCACCAGCAGGGAGTGTTTTACGAAGAGTCTGAATCTTATTTTGATCAGATTCATGGCAAGGAGATTTCTTATAACAACCTCGTGGACATAGAGGCTGCCATACAGCTCATTGGAGAATTCAAAGATGAGACAGCCTTTGCAATACTGAAGCACAACAATGCATGCGGCGTAGCCACTGGCAATGATGTCAAAACTGCTTACCAAAAAGCGTTTGCTGCTGACACCATTTCAGCCTTTGGCGGGGTGCTCATTTGCAATCAGGAAATCACCAAGGAAGCTGCCGAAGAAATGCACAGCCTGTTCTTTGAAATATTGATTGCCCCTGCATTCAGCGATGAGGCGCTCACCGTATTACAACAAAAGAAAAACAGAATCCTTTTGGTCCAGAAGAAAAGCTGGAACAGGGAAAAGATCCATAAGAGCATGCTCAACGGCACTTTGGTGCAAGACTATGACAACATCACTGACAATGAGGAACATTTGAAAGTGGTGACCAAAGTAGCTCCATCGACTGAGGACGTAAAGAGCCTCTTGTTTGCTTCAAAAGTTTGTAAACAGTCTAAATCCAACACCATCATTCTGGCAAAAGACGGGCAACTGTACGCCAGTGGTGTAGGGCAAACTTCGCGCGTAGATGCCCTGGAGCAGGCCATTGCCAAGGCTCAGAAGTTTGGTTTTGATCTTCAGGGAGCTGTCATGGCCTCAGATGCTTTCTTCCCATTTCCCGATTGCGTGGAAATAGCCGATAAAGCAGGGATAAAAGCGGTGATCCAGCCAGGAGGCTCAGTGAAAGACCAGCTTTCTATCGACTATTGTGATCAAAATGGCATGTCTATGGTCTTTACAGGAACCCGTCATTTTAAACATTAG
- the purN gene encoding phosphoribosylglycinamide formyltransferase yields the protein MDLNIAIFASGSGTNAEQLVKHFSQVDGINTSVILSNKPEAYVLERAKKLGIPSFTCSKTEFISSAFLKVLARHEVDYIVLAGFLWKIPDYLIQAFENKIINIHPSLLPKYGGKGMYGSHVHEAVIAQKEKTSGITIHLVNEKYDDGRILFQASCDISPEDTPDALASRIHALEHQYFPQIVEDYIRDSTLKT from the coding sequence ATGGATTTGAACATTGCCATTTTTGCATCGGGAAGCGGCACCAATGCCGAGCAGCTAGTCAAACATTTTAGTCAGGTAGACGGAATCAATACCTCTGTCATACTATCCAATAAGCCCGAGGCATACGTGCTGGAACGAGCCAAAAAATTGGGAATTCCGTCCTTCACCTGTTCCAAAACGGAATTTATCTCTTCTGCTTTTCTGAAAGTACTGGCGCGCCATGAGGTTGATTACATTGTATTGGCGGGCTTCCTCTGGAAGATCCCAGACTACCTGATCCAGGCTTTTGAAAATAAAATCATTAACATTCATCCGTCGCTTTTGCCTAAATATGGAGGAAAGGGGATGTACGGAAGTCACGTACATGAAGCTGTCATTGCTCAAAAAGAGAAAACCTCAGGGATCACCATCCACCTGGTCAACGAGAAATATGATGATGGCCGCATCCTTTTTCAGGCGAGTTGTGACATTTCTCCTGAAGACACACCAGATGCCCTTGCTTCGAGAATCCACGCTTTGGAACATCAGTATTTTCCGCAAATAGTGGAGGATTACATCAGGGATAGCACCTTAAAAACATGA
- a CDS encoding geranylgeranylglycerol-phosphate geranylgeranyltransferase, which produces MKRLIRYDFVGFLIASRIPNLIVIGATQYLTALFLVSTYPHKNEQIAGLGFFAMVVSTMMIAAGGYIINDYYDQKIDMINRPQKVVVGTMFRRRLAMLAHFLLTLGGIGLGFYLDIKIGVLHIVSSFFLWYYSNYLRRITLIGNVVIAMLTGLTLLVVIVYLQRNEVLVYIYSLFAMAIILIREVLKDIEDVKGDATFGCQSIPVIFGIRGAKLFIYLVCLGSAGLLVSFLITVDIWLVRYYFLGLVPVFLWFIYRLVMADRQKEYNSLVKFTNLIILSGLVSMILIKTWI; this is translated from the coding sequence ATGAAAAGACTGATCCGATACGATTTTGTAGGGTTTCTAATTGCGAGTCGCATCCCTAACCTGATCGTGATTGGAGCTACTCAGTACCTCACTGCTTTGTTTCTGGTAAGCACCTACCCTCATAAAAATGAGCAAATAGCAGGTCTTGGTTTTTTTGCAATGGTGGTCAGCACCATGATGATAGCCGCCGGCGGTTACATCATCAACGACTACTACGATCAGAAAATAGACATGATCAACCGGCCACAAAAAGTAGTGGTGGGCACCATGTTTAGAAGGCGCCTGGCCATGTTAGCTCATTTTCTCCTGACACTTGGGGGGATAGGTCTGGGATTTTATCTGGATATCAAAATTGGCGTACTTCATATAGTTTCTTCCTTCTTCCTCTGGTACTACTCCAACTACCTCCGCCGAATCACGCTGATTGGCAATGTAGTCATCGCCATGCTGACGGGACTTACACTTCTTGTCGTGATCGTATACCTACAGCGCAACGAAGTACTGGTCTACATCTATTCGCTCTTCGCCATGGCGATTATCCTGATACGAGAAGTGCTCAAAGACATAGAAGATGTGAAAGGAGACGCCACCTTCGGCTGTCAAAGCATTCCCGTGATCTTCGGTATTCGAGGAGCCAAACTCTTCATCTATCTGGTCTGCCTGGGGAGTGCTGGTCTTCTGGTCTCCTTTCTGATCACCGTAGACATTTGGTTGGTCCGATATTACTTTTTGGGACTCGTTCCCGTTTTTCTCTGGTTTATCTATCGGCTGGTGATGGCAGATCGGCAGAAAGAATACAATTCCCTGGTTAAATTTACCAACCTCATTATCCTATCGGGGCTAGTGAGTATGATACTCATAAAAACATGGATTTGA
- a CDS encoding Rossmann-like and DUF2520 domain-containing protein produces MPFKIAILGTGNVGYHLARRLKEVDHEASMVIGRDAEKARSMVETLSLNSAYTSETNFSETPFDFVLLAVPDKAIEEVISRYRFHKNTVIIHTSGAQPLDLLKGVAHCGVLYPFQTFTKNKPVDFEQIPLLIEGNSEQSVSKILELATLFGHDIHQVNSAKRLKIHLAAVFASNFTNYLYTIADDILKDTGLQLSDLNHLMQETVEKAIELNPRMAQTGPAIRHDEEVIQKHLNLLERHPDYKTIYTIISEQIGLLNKK; encoded by the coding sequence ATGCCGTTTAAAATTGCAATTCTTGGAACCGGAAACGTGGGTTATCATTTGGCCAGAAGGCTGAAAGAAGTGGACCATGAGGCCAGCATGGTCATAGGACGGGATGCTGAGAAGGCTCGTTCGATGGTCGAGACTTTAAGCCTTAATTCAGCGTATACTTCAGAAACAAACTTCTCTGAAACGCCATTTGACTTTGTGCTCCTGGCAGTACCGGATAAGGCCATTGAAGAGGTCATCAGCCGTTACCGATTTCATAAAAACACCGTGATCATCCACACATCTGGCGCTCAGCCTTTGGATTTATTGAAAGGAGTGGCTCACTGTGGTGTGCTCTATCCGTTTCAGACTTTTACCAAAAACAAGCCTGTAGATTTTGAGCAAATCCCCTTGTTAATCGAGGGAAATAGTGAGCAGAGCGTATCCAAAATCCTTGAACTGGCTACCCTGTTCGGACACGACATCCACCAGGTAAATTCAGCAAAAAGACTAAAAATCCATCTGGCAGCGGTTTTTGCCAGTAACTTCACCAATTACCTCTACACCATAGCCGATGATATTTTGAAAGACACCGGCCTTCAGCTCAGTGACCTCAACCATCTCATGCAGGAAACCGTAGAAAAAGCTATTGAATTAAACCCAAGAATGGCACAAACCGGACCGGCTATACGCCACGACGAAGAAGTAATCCAAAAACACCTGAATTTGCTGGAGCGTCACCCAGACTATAAAACCATCTACACAATAATCAGTGAGCAGATTGGTTTACTAAACAAAAAATGA